GCGAGCGCGCCGGTGTTGTCAGCATCGGCTACGAAGGCGTCCTCCTGATGAGCGCCTTCTTTGGGGCGATATTCGCGGAGCTGAGCGGTCATGCCACCATAGGTCTCCTTGGGGGCGTCCTGACGGGAGTGCTTCTGGGCATGCTCCACGGTGCACTCACGGTCTACCTCAAGGGAGACCACGTCATCCCGGGTATAGGCATCAACCTCCTGGCGATGGGTGTCGTCCCATTCGGCATCCTCGCCTACTGGGGAACCGCGGGCCAGCACCAGCTCCCGGACAACGCGGAGCTCTGGCACATAAAAACCTCAACCGTGGAGCTCAGCCCCATGGTCTTCGTGACCATACTCATCGCCCTCGTGACGTGGTGGGTGCTCTTCAAGACCCCGCTCGGGCTCAGGGTCAGGGCGGTTGGTGAGAACCCCGAAGCAGCTGACGCCCTCGGCATAAACGTTGAGAAGTACCGCTTCTGGTCGGCCGTTTATGGCCACGCACTCGCGGGCCTTGCAGGGGCCTACATGAGCGTCGACTGGCTTGGACTGGTCCACAAGACGATGTCCGGCGGAAGGGGTTTCATAGCGCTTGCCAACATGGTCTTCAGCGGCTGGAACCCGCTGGTTTCGCTCATAGGCGGCTGGCTCTTCGGTTTCTTCGAGGCACTGGCCACTTGGCTCGCACCGAAGCACATCATTCCGGGGCAGTTCATCCTGATGCTGCCCTACATAATGACCCTCATCATTGTGGCAGGAATCATCGGCAAGGCCAGGCCGCCAAAGGCCGATGGAAGGCCCTACAAGAGGGAGTGAGCTCCCCTTTTCCTTGTTTTTTTGCTTTGGGCTTTCGAGGAACAAAATTGGAAAAGAAAAGCTCATTTCTTGAGTACCACGCCCAGGGCAGTGCCGAGGACTATTCCCACGACCAGGGAGATGAGAACGTATTGTGTAACGTCGCTCCTCCCTTCGGGTTTCTCGACTGGGGCGTTTCCGGAGAGGGCTTTGACCACTGCGGCGCTGTTCTCGATCAGGACTTCCGTGTATGGTCTGTCGCTCCAGAAAACGGTTATCTCGGCGGCCGGCTTTCCGCTCTTGGAAGCCAGTTCCAGGGCGGCCCTCTTCATTTGATCCGGACTGTCTATACCGTAGACTATCAGGTCGGCCGTTTTCGCGGTGGGAACCAGGTCATCGACTCCTATAGCCGGAACTTCCTCCTCGGGCTTTATCGAGGCGACGGCCTTTATCCCCAGCCACTCGATGGCGTACTGGTCCGGGGGCATCTGGATAACCGCGGTGTGGTTCTGGCCGACGAGGGCGCGGTAAGAGTCAGCTATTGCTTTCACCCTCCCCTCAAATCTCTCGTATTCCTCCGCGTAGACTTCAGCGTTCCCGGGGTCTGCTTTCTCCAGTGCCCTTTCGGCGGCTCTAGCTATCGCGAGTGCGTTGGTCGGGTCGAGCCAGACGCCGTGGGGGTTGTCCTTGCCGCTGTACCAGTGCTCCTTCAGGTAGCGGAACCCGTTCGCTTTGTAGTCCTCAATGAAGAGGGCCTCCCCTGTTATTGTGCCCTCTTCCCTCAGCTCCGCTATCCTCTTCTCCACTGGGAGATGCCCGCCGGTCGTGACTATAACGTCTGCCTTTCTCAGGAGTTCTATCTGGCTCGGCGTCAACTGGTACTCGTGTGGATCCGCTCCGGGCGGAATCAGGTAGACCACGTCAACGGAGTTCCCAAACGCGTCGCTGATTATCCCCGCCAGCGGTCCGATGGTGGTCACCACCAGCGGCTTCCCCTCGCTCCCTGAAACACCTGGTGTGAACAGTACTCCAGCAATGAGCAGTACGAACAGTACAGCTTTCACCTTCATTTTCGGTCACCCTAATAACTGGAGAACTGGGGCTTTAAAAGCTGTCGGAAAATTTATAAGCCCCCCTCCATAGATACTACGGGGCGTCGTCATGAAGCGACTGTTTGCGTTGATAATCACCCTGCTTTTCATCGTCCTCCCGCCGGCGGAAGTTGCCGGGGTAGCTCAGCACAGTGCGGACTCAGAAGTTGTGGCCGAGATAGACCCGAACGCGGAGCTTTTGGGCGTGGTTTACTACCTCGCATTTGGCAGGGACGATCCCTTCGTGATAGACCGGGGGAGCT
The sequence above is drawn from the Thermococcus pacificus genome and encodes:
- a CDS encoding ABC transporter permease, translated to MNAGDVITILITSLMAMVPIVLTSVGAAWSERAGVVSIGYEGVLLMSAFFGAIFAELSGHATIGLLGGVLTGVLLGMLHGALTVYLKGDHVIPGIGINLLAMGVVPFGILAYWGTAGQHQLPDNAELWHIKTSTVELSPMVFVTILIALVTWWVLFKTPLGLRVRAVGENPEAADALGINVEKYRFWSAVYGHALAGLAGAYMSVDWLGLVHKTMSGGRGFIALANMVFSGWNPLVSLIGGWLFGFFEALATWLAPKHIIPGQFILMLPYIMTLIIVAGIIGKARPPKADGRPYKRE
- a CDS encoding metal ABC transporter solute-binding protein, Zn/Mn family — translated: MKVKAVLFVLLIAGVLFTPGVSGSEGKPLVVTTIGPLAGIISDAFGNSVDVVYLIPPGADPHEYQLTPSQIELLRKADVIVTTGGHLPVEKRIAELREEGTITGEALFIEDYKANGFRYLKEHWYSGKDNPHGVWLDPTNALAIARAAERALEKADPGNAEVYAEEYERFEGRVKAIADSYRALVGQNHTAVIQMPPDQYAIEWLGIKAVASIKPEEEVPAIGVDDLVPTAKTADLIVYGIDSPDQMKRAALELASKSGKPAAEITVFWSDRPYTEVLIENSAAVVKALSGNAPVEKPEGRSDVTQYVLISLVVGIVLGTALGVVLKK